The following is a genomic window from Rana temporaria chromosome 7, aRanTem1.1, whole genome shotgun sequence.
GAGGTAGAAGAAGTCAAAGTAGAAGATGGTCTGCACAACTCCAGACACGACAGCTATTTGGTCATAGAAATTCTCAGTGTGGAAACGCCAAATCCAGTTGGCCAAATAGAGCAGGCGATAGAGCCCCAGGAAGAAGAGGTAGTGCGTAGTGATCGATTCTGCTTCCCCTGTCTTGCTTATCATAAAGAGCTGTGGCAGAATGGCCACAGATTCCAGATAGATGGAAAAAGTCCAGAGGATCTAGGAAGAATAATATAATGGTCACAATGAAAAGTATGGTTGGCATATAAAGATTCGCAAATTTCTTACAATCTAATTGTAGAATTTACCGCCAACTAAGTAATGCAAGTACAATATAGTGGGACATAAACTAAATGAATTGTTTTAAGTTtatcaaaagaaaaaagtgaaagGTTGAATGTAGGCACCATTACAGGCTATTacccttacaaaaaataataattcaataatCAATGCTACCAATCACCAACAGGACACTGATGTCCAAACATTGCTATGATCTACACACACCTCCAGCAACTCACAGTAAAGCATTAAAGATGTCTTCAATCCAAGATGGAAGATGGCTTCCTTCAGATTTCGAAATCACTGATCCATATAAGGCTGAAAGCCATCATGTAATCCTTAGATCATAATCATATTTACAGTAGTCTTAGTTGTTGTAACGGATTGAGTGCCAATTCACACCAGAATCACACAGGAATGCGTTCAGCATTCCTGTGTGATTTCTGTCCGCTCCCCTGCTGTGTGATTTGGCCgcctattcatttgaataggcTACAAATTGCACTAGACTGCACAAAATGTAGTGCATGTAACATGCCGCACCGAGTCGCTGAGGGTATTCCCCTATGAGAAACCCATGAAGTATAGTGCTGAAATTGGTTAAGCATGTCCTCGAAGCAGTACCAGGTATAGATCGCCCTGTATTGAAGGCCTCGTAGCAGTAGGAAGTGCCTAAGTCCCTCATAGGGCTGTAGGCTGAAGTGATGGTAAAAGTGCGATCTGTGGTGTGATGTAACATCTAGTCATCCACCTAAGCCTATGCTCTGAATTGTGGAATTTTACTGCAAAGTTTAACACTGCACAAGTGAATCATTTTCAAACATAATTCCTGGTTTCCGGAAAGTTTTAATTTAGAATGAATACTATTTAATAAACCTATAATAAGTGAGGATACAGTATCCAGTAAAGGGTAAACCTGTCTTACCTGTGCATCTCACTGGTCCCTACTCAGGCATTCATGCCTAACCCGTCACAGTGGGTATACCCCCTGATGATTGTTTCTTAGTTCCATAGGGATAGACCATGGTCCTGTATAGCAGCCTACAGCTAATTCAATGTGTTGCACCCTGTGCCAAGGTGAGCGCCCATGCAGAATCCAATGCCCAAAGAAACATTACAGACCCTCCCCATAGTGTTGGGTCTGGGTACGGCTCACAAAGTAGCAAGGGAGATGAGGTCCAGCATcttatgacataaaaaaaaaatgaagtctcACAGAGTGTGGTAGGGTAATAAGGGTATGCCCAGGAGGAAATATTCAACAAAGCTTTTCCAGTGTCTAGCCACCTGGTGGTACTAGCCTATAACCCAGAGTCTAGGAATATCCAGCCAATGTCCTGTGCTGTATGATTATGATAATTGCTTTGGCTTCCAAACCAGACTAGCCCACTAACATAAAGCACAGTTTTCTGGCACACACCACATCATACACGAACTCCAGACCTGACTGCATGTGAAGCTTTAAAGGTGAACAGGTCTGCTCTCTAATGCACAGTTATGTGAAAACTACTGCCGCTAGTAACATCTAGTGTAGCATTAGCACCAATAGGTACAGCTATGCGCTATTAAACAGAAACCACATCTTCAGCCCCAAACTATGCATAACTGTACACTGAATTAAGACTTTCAACTTTAGTTAAAACTGAAACTGTATTTCCTAGACAGTATTTCTTACCTCCAGAGGTGTAAATTCATAGTTTTCTAGAAATGACAGCCCAACAACTGGTACCAGCAGAAACTCCAGGCGAAATGTATCATTTTCACTATCATATGTCTTTCGGAACCTCAGATAGATAAGATAAACTGTGACATATGCGCAGATAAGGAAGACGAACTGTAAAAGAAGCACAAACGTTATATAGTACTGGTTAAACACGCTTTCATTTACAACATGTTTCTATAACAAAATTTGCAGCTACAAAATCTGTAGATGGCTTGAttgccccatcaacacagtcagtgtattCTGCCAGCGGGGGTGGTGCGGGGAGCCTGCCTGGCTGGCAGTAATAGCATATAGAAAAGCCCTACAGGCTGGTAGTCCCCAAGTCGattgatggatcaacttgggtacaattaacctacccatacatggatcaaaatttgtccatTGTCTGCTGAACcgactgaatttcaatccatgtatagcttgttttctatttatattttaggctgctttcacactgaaagcgcccaGGCGTCGGAAGTAAAACGCGGCTGTTTTTAGCAGTGTTTTATCGTTGTTTTTGCAGACTttgcggggcacttttaacccctgatagcgtccaaaaaagggttaaaagcgcccgcataGTGCCGCTACAGTGGCACTTTGccggggtgctttaggagcggtgagttcATCACTCCTAATGCGtttcaaagaagctgctggcaggactctttctgacgccctgccagcgcaccactccagtgtgaaagtctttgggctttcacactggagtgaacaATGCCAGTGTTTCAAGGAGTGtttctatttttagcgctatagcacctgcaaagcgctcagtgtgaaaggggtctaaagaacaaacatgttatatttacttgctctgtacaatggttttgcacatcCTCTTCTTTTTGAGTCCTCTGCCAATGGtccaggctcccccccccccccctgctaagtgCCTCCAATAACAAGcctcttgctatggaggcacttgaGCAGGTTTTGTTTTATGAGCCATGCCCCAGTGAATGGACATTGTCTATTCACACACACAGCGTGGCTCGGCTctgcccctcctcattggctcactggctgtgatcgacagcagtaggagccaatggtcCCTGCTGCTGTttgaaccaatgaggagagagagaccagggagagccactgctctcacacacatcactggatcaagatggggcttgtCAGTCAGTACTGTATAAGGGAACAGGGAGGGAGCTGCATCCAGGTTTTTAACCTTAATACGTAGAATGCATTACCTTGAAAAACCTTCTGCATTTAGAATGACTTTAAACTTTACTAAAAGTTTGAGATCTGAAATTTGATATTTATAGGTCCCCTGCTAGTGTCTGACTAGTGCCTGCTTATGccttctgggtcttgtgattaGTCAGATGCCTGTCAGAAACTTATGGTGAGGACaggcattaacccccctggcggtattcccgagtctgactcggggttacatttctgtgctgcgatcggtaaccccgagtcagactcgggctcgcctcgctgaatccacaactagaaaacagcgataataaataataatcacttgcagaattgtgcgatagcgatttgtggggaaattcgtcataaaaaaataagtaagtaatgacggcgacaattctgcaactgagcacatttcagtgattttgagttgattacattattgaataatttttattataattatattattatttgttataattatttattatattataatttataattttgtttttaaaaaaatgtcatacccgggatgcctattagactcttgtttggacag
Proteins encoded in this region:
- the KDELR3 gene encoding ER lumen protein-retaining receptor 3; amino-acid sequence: MNIFRISGDLSHLLAIIILLMKMWKTKSCAGISGKSQLLFALVFTTRYLDLFTSFISIYNTVMKFVFLICAYVTVYLIYLRFRKTYDSENDTFRLEFLLVPVVGLSFLENYEFTPLEILWTFSIYLESVAILPQLFMISKTGEAESITTHYLFFLGLYRLLYLANWIWRFHTENFYDQIAVVSGVVQTIFYFDFFYLYITKVLRGKKLSLPMPV